Proteins found in one Streptococcus anginosus subsp. whileyi MAS624 genomic segment:
- the purD gene encoding phosphoribosylamine--glycine ligase: MKLLVVGSGGREHAIAKKLLESPQVEQVFVAPGNDGMTLDGLDLINIGISEHSKLIDFAKENGIAWTFIGPDDALAAGIVDDFEAAGLKAFGPTRLAAELEWSKDFAKSIMKKYGVPTARYETFSDFEKAKSYIENQGVPIVVKADGLALGKGVVVAETVEQAVDAAHEMLLDNKFGDSGARVVIEEFLEGEEFSLFAFVNSDKFYIMPTAQDHKRAYDGDKGPNTGGMGAYAPVPQLSQAIVTQSVDTIVQPVLKGMIAEGRSYLGVLYAGLILTADGPKVIEFNARFGDPETQVILPRLTSDFAQNIADILEGKEPDMTWANSGVTLGVVVASEGYPLAYEKGVVLPEKTDGDIITYYAGAKFGENGKALLSNGGRVYMLVTTSDSVSAAQEKIYAQLDKQDTTGLFYRTDIGSKALEK; this comes from the coding sequence ATGAAACTTTTGGTTGTTGGCTCAGGTGGACGCGAGCATGCTATTGCCAAGAAATTGTTAGAATCTCCGCAGGTGGAGCAGGTCTTTGTTGCTCCCGGAAATGACGGGATGACGCTTGATGGGCTGGATTTGATCAATATCGGAATTTCCGAACATTCCAAGCTAATTGACTTTGCCAAAGAAAATGGCATTGCTTGGACTTTCATTGGTCCAGATGACGCTTTAGCTGCAGGTATCGTTGATGATTTTGAAGCCGCCGGTCTCAAGGCTTTTGGACCGACTCGGCTAGCTGCTGAGCTGGAATGGTCCAAGGATTTTGCCAAGTCTATCATGAAAAAATACGGTGTGCCGACAGCACGCTACGAAACTTTTTCAGACTTTGAAAAAGCTAAATCCTATATCGAAAATCAAGGGGTTCCCATTGTGGTCAAAGCAGATGGTCTGGCGCTAGGAAAAGGTGTGGTCGTGGCCGAAACTGTGGAGCAAGCAGTGGATGCAGCGCACGAAATGTTGCTGGACAATAAATTCGGCGATTCTGGTGCGCGTGTAGTTATTGAAGAATTTCTTGAAGGAGAAGAGTTTTCTCTTTTTGCCTTTGTTAATAGTGATAAGTTTTACATCATGCCAACAGCTCAGGACCACAAACGTGCTTATGACGGTGACAAGGGCCCTAATACAGGCGGTATGGGCGCTTATGCACCGGTACCACAGCTGTCGCAAGCGATAGTTACTCAGTCGGTTGACACTATTGTCCAGCCGGTACTGAAAGGTATGATAGCAGAAGGGCGCTCTTACCTCGGCGTGCTTTATGCGGGGCTTATTTTGACTGCGGACGGTCCCAAGGTCATTGAGTTCAATGCTCGCTTTGGTGATCCAGAGACGCAGGTCATTCTGCCGCGCCTAACCTCTGATTTTGCGCAAAACATCGCGGACATTTTGGAGGGCAAGGAGCCAGATATGACCTGGGCGAACAGCGGTGTGACATTGGGCGTTGTGGTGGCTTCTGAAGGTTATCCACTTGCCTACGAAAAAGGTGTGGTTCTGCCAGAAAAGACCGACGGTGATATCATCACCTACTATGCAGGCGCTAAGTTTGGTGAAAATGGCAAAGCACTGCTGTCCAATGGCGGCCGAGTCTATATGTTAGTCACCACATCTGACAGCGTTTCAGCTGCGCAGGAAAAAATTTACGCCCAACTCGACAAACAAGACACGACTGGACTTTTCTACAGAACTGATATTGGGAGCAAGGCTCTTGAAAAATAA
- a CDS encoding GBS Bsp-like repeat-containing protein, with product MKKYSQLFLLSSAVLSVFSAQLTAQASEANSTPKSSNPATLASDITVNVSGNTASINYTRSQTQVPYTIYHAVWSDENGQDDIKWYSAPQTPTTAVDLRQHTGYGTFHVHTYININGKMVGLNGTTFKVEKPASGTVSTTVLGKTAQISFTRNKDQTNANILHAVWSDEKGQDDIKWYTAGQDTTEIDLSNHKGYGVYHVHTYESKNGKMIGLNGTTFNLEKPNPTIQTSFPEPGIMDIQIKNVPETIYKLTVPAWSDRNGQDDLQWYAATKNPDGSYNVRVELKKHNYDTGTYHIHLYGESYVKPEFTGLAGITAQVDADKLPSEEEQKPFFSVENINQEQGTYTVKVSETSKSKPIQSVRVPIWSTSNQSNIKWYAATNNGDGTFTATFDIRNHQVLSGTYTNHIYVKYKDGSEHSYATDSVTMSAEKIKTKVSVNKRSTYLYEVTVTDAYGDGTITLPTWSEVNGQDDIQWYTATKAGNGIYKFTVDTQKHTGSGLFHTHVYRNLNGQMIGLAGTSYQVEKPAVSFQPNYAAATTYPKGQCTWGAKALAPWAGNYWGNGGDWAASARRAGFKTGTTPQVGAIICWTDGGYGHVGVVTHVASNTRIQIQEANYAGKQYIGNFRGWFNPHAAGQGAVSYIYPK from the coding sequence ATGAAAAAATACAGTCAATTATTTTTACTATCCAGCGCTGTGTTGAGCGTTTTTTCAGCTCAACTAACAGCTCAAGCCTCGGAAGCAAATAGTACTCCAAAAAGCTCAAATCCGGCAACTCTTGCTAGCGATATTACTGTAAATGTTTCTGGAAATACAGCTTCTATTAACTATACACGTTCGCAAACGCAAGTTCCTTACACCATTTACCATGCTGTTTGGTCTGATGAAAATGGGCAAGATGACATTAAGTGGTATTCCGCGCCCCAAACACCAACTACAGCTGTTGATTTGCGTCAGCACACTGGTTATGGAACCTTTCACGTCCACACCTATATCAATATCAATGGGAAAATGGTTGGTTTAAACGGAACGACTTTCAAAGTAGAAAAACCAGCTAGCGGCACGGTTTCTACAACCGTTTTAGGAAAGACTGCTCAAATATCCTTTACTCGAAACAAAGATCAAACAAATGCCAACATTTTACACGCTGTTTGGTCTGACGAAAAAGGACAAGATGACATCAAGTGGTACACGGCAGGGCAAGACACGACAGAAATTGACTTATCCAATCATAAAGGCTACGGTGTTTACCATGTTCATACTTACGAAAGTAAAAATGGAAAAATGATTGGGTTAAATGGCACCACTTTTAACCTTGAAAAACCAAATCCTACTATTCAGACTAGCTTTCCTGAGCCTGGAATCATGGATATTCAGATCAAAAATGTTCCTGAGACAATCTACAAACTAACTGTTCCGGCTTGGTCTGACCGCAACGGACAGGATGATCTTCAATGGTATGCAGCTACTAAAAATCCTGATGGAAGCTACAATGTTAGAGTTGAGCTAAAAAAACACAACTATGACACAGGAACTTATCACATTCATCTTTACGGAGAAAGCTATGTCAAACCAGAGTTTACTGGCTTAGCTGGAATCACTGCCCAAGTTGATGCTGATAAATTGCCTTCTGAAGAAGAGCAAAAACCATTCTTCTCTGTTGAAAATATCAATCAAGAACAAGGGACTTATACCGTCAAAGTTAGTGAAACTTCAAAGTCCAAGCCGATTCAATCCGTCCGAGTACCTATTTGGAGCACGAGCAATCAAAGCAATATCAAGTGGTATGCAGCCACTAATAACGGTGACGGAACATTTACGGCAACCTTTGATATTCGCAATCATCAAGTTTTGTCCGGAACATATACCAATCATATTTATGTGAAATATAAAGACGGTAGCGAGCATAGTTACGCAACGGATTCGGTTACTATGTCCGCAGAAAAGATTAAAACCAAAGTGTCTGTTAATAAACGCTCAACTTATCTTTATGAGGTGACAGTGACAGATGCCTACGGTGACGGAACGATTACCCTACCGACTTGGTCTGAAGTCAACGGCCAAGATGATATTCAGTGGTACACCGCTACTAAAGCTGGAAATGGAATTTACAAATTCACAGTTGATACGCAAAAACATACTGGCAGCGGGCTTTTCCATACACATGTCTACCGCAATCTCAACGGTCAAATGATTGGACTAGCAGGTACAAGCTATCAGGTAGAGAAGCCTGCTGTCTCTTTCCAACCAAATTATGCCGCAGCAACGACTTATCCAAAAGGTCAATGCACTTGGGGCGCCAAAGCTCTTGCGCCTTGGGCTGGCAATTATTGGGGCAACGGTGGTGACTGGGCTGCTAGTGCCAGACGAGCTGGTTTTAAAACCGGTACAACTCCGCAAGTAGGGGCTATTATTTGTTGGACAGACGGTGGTTACGGTCACGTTGGAGTTGTTACTCACGTTGCCTCAAACACACGCATTCAGATTCAAGAGGCCAACTACGCTGGAAAACAGTATATTGGCAACTTCCGCGGCTGGTTCAATCCTCATGCAGCTGGACAAGGAGCAGTTAGTTACATTTATCCAAAATAA
- the purH gene encoding bifunctional phosphoribosylaminoimidazolecarboxamide formyltransferase/IMP cyclohydrolase produces the protein MTKRALISVSDKAGIVEFVQELKKLGWDIISTGGTKVTLDKAGVDTIAIDDVTGFPEMMDGRVKTLHPNIHGGLLARRDLDSHLQAAKDNHIELIDLVVVNLYPFKETILKPYVTYADAVENIDIGGPSMLRSAAKNHASVTVVVDPADYAVVLDELTANGETNFETRQRLAAKVFRHTAAYDALIAEYFTKQVGETKPEKLTIIYDLKQPMRYGENPQQDADFYQKALPTDYSIASAKQLNGKELSFNNIRDADAAIRIIRDFKDRPTVVALKHMNPCGIGQADDIETAWDYAYESDPVSIFGGIVVLNREVDAATAKKMHDIFLEIIIAPSYSEEALEILTTKKKNLRILQLPFEAQEVSQVEKEYTGVVGGLLVQNQDVVKENPADWKVVTKRQPTDQEKTALEFAWKAIKYVKSNGIIVTNDHMTLGVGPGQTNRVASVRIALDQAKDRLDGAVLASDAFFPFADNVEEIAAAGIKAIIQPGGSVRDQESIDVADKYGIAMVFTGVRHFRH, from the coding sequence ATGACAAAACGTGCACTAATCAGTGTTTCAGACAAAGCGGGCATTGTTGAATTTGTTCAAGAATTAAAAAAACTTGGTTGGGATATTATCTCAACTGGCGGAACAAAAGTTACGCTTGATAAAGCAGGCGTTGATACTATCGCCATTGATGATGTAACGGGCTTCCCAGAAATGATGGACGGTCGTGTGAAAACACTTCATCCAAATATTCACGGCGGCCTTTTGGCTCGTCGCGACCTTGACAGCCACCTTCAAGCTGCAAAAGATAATCACATTGAATTGATTGACCTTGTTGTGGTTAACCTTTACCCATTCAAAGAAACTATTCTGAAACCATATGTGACTTATGCTGATGCGGTTGAAAACATTGATATCGGTGGTCCATCCATGCTTCGCTCTGCTGCTAAAAACCATGCTAGTGTTACAGTTGTCGTTGACCCAGCTGATTACGCTGTTGTTTTGGATGAATTGACAGCTAATGGTGAAACAAACTTTGAAACGCGTCAACGCTTGGCAGCCAAAGTTTTCCGTCACACAGCAGCTTACGACGCTTTAATTGCGGAATATTTCACAAAACAAGTCGGAGAAACAAAACCTGAAAAACTCACCATCATTTATGATTTGAAACAACCCATGCGTTATGGTGAAAACCCTCAACAAGACGCTGATTTCTACCAAAAAGCTTTGCCGACAGATTACTCAATTGCTTCTGCTAAACAATTGAATGGTAAAGAATTGTCATTTAACAACATCCGTGACGCTGACGCTGCAATCCGCATTATCCGTGATTTCAAAGACCGTCCCACTGTTGTTGCCCTTAAACACATGAATCCGTGTGGTATCGGACAAGCTGATGATATTGAAACAGCTTGGGACTATGCTTATGAATCAGACCCAGTTTCAATCTTTGGTGGTATTGTTGTGCTGAATCGTGAAGTTGACGCCGCAACAGCTAAGAAAATGCACGATATCTTCCTTGAAATCATCATTGCACCAAGTTATTCAGAAGAAGCCCTTGAAATCTTGACAACTAAGAAGAAAAACTTGCGCATTCTTCAATTGCCATTTGAAGCTCAAGAAGTTAGCCAAGTTGAAAAAGAATACACGGGTGTTGTCGGTGGTCTTCTGGTTCAAAACCAAGATGTTGTCAAAGAAAATCCAGCTGATTGGAAGGTTGTGACAAAACGTCAACCAACTGACCAAGAAAAAACAGCACTTGAATTTGCTTGGAAAGCCATCAAGTACGTGAAATCGAACGGTATCATCGTGACAAATGACCACATGACACTTGGTGTTGGTCCTGGTCAAACAAACCGTGTAGCTTCTGTTCGTATTGCTCTTGACCAAGCGAAAGACCGTCTTGACGGTGCGGTTCTTGCTAGTGATGCTTTCTTCCCATTTGCGGATAACGTAGAAGAAATCGCAGCCGCAGGTATTAAAGCAATCATCCAACCTGGTGGGTCCGTCCGTGACCAAGAATCTATTGATGTGGCTGATAAATACGGTATTGCCATGGTGTTTACAGGCGTACGGCATTTTAGACATTGA
- the purN gene encoding phosphoribosylglycinamide formyltransferase: MSKKIAVFASGNGFNFQVIAEQFPVEFVFSDHRDAYVLERAEKLGVTAHAFELKEFDNKVAYEEAIVTLLEKYDIDVVCLAGYMKIVGPTLLAAYEGRIINIHPAYLPEFPGAHGIDDAWEAGVDQSGVTIHWVDNGVDTGKVIKQVRVPRLADDTIDSFEARIHEAEYKLYPEVLESLGVEKK, from the coding sequence ATGAGCAAAAAAATTGCCGTTTTTGCGAGTGGTAACGGGTTCAATTTTCAAGTCATTGCGGAGCAATTTCCGGTTGAATTTGTCTTTTCAGATCATCGAGATGCCTACGTTTTAGAGCGTGCTGAAAAACTTGGTGTGACAGCTCATGCTTTTGAACTCAAAGAGTTTGATAATAAAGTAGCTTACGAAGAAGCTATTGTTACTTTGCTTGAAAAATATGATATTGATGTGGTTTGCCTAGCTGGTTATATGAAGATTGTTGGTCCGACTTTGCTAGCAGCTTACGAAGGTCGTATCATCAATATTCACCCAGCTTATCTGCCAGAATTTCCAGGGGCTCATGGTATTGATGATGCTTGGGAAGCAGGTGTTGACCAATCTGGTGTTACCATTCACTGGGTTGACAATGGTGTTGACACGGGAAAAGTGATTAAACAAGTTCGTGTGCCTCGTCTGGCTGATGATACCATTGACAGTTTTGAAGCTCGTATTCATGAAGCAGAGTATAAACTCTATCCAGAGGTTTTGGAGAGCTTAGGAGTTGAGAAAAAGTAG
- the purM gene encoding phosphoribosylformylglycinamidine cyclo-ligase: MTKNAYAQSGVDVEAGYEVVARIKKHVARTERLGVMGALGGFGGMFDLTRTGVKEPVLISGTDGVGTKLMLAIKYDKHDTIGQDCVAMCVNDIIAAGAEPLYFLDYVATGKNEPAKLEQVVAGVAEGCVQSGAALIGGETAEMPGMYGEDDYDLAGFAVGVAEKSQIIDGSKVSDGDVLLGLASSGIHSNGYSLVRRVFADYTGEEVLPELEGKKLKEVLLEPTRIYVKAVLPLIKEELVNGIAHITGGGFIENVPRMFADDWAAEIEEDKVPVLPIFKALEKYGSIKHEEMFEIFNMGIGLMLAVSPDKVERVKELLDEPVYELGRIVKKADASVVMK, translated from the coding sequence ATGACAAAAAATGCTTATGCTCAATCTGGTGTTGATGTTGAAGCGGGTTATGAAGTTGTTGCACGGATCAAAAAACACGTTGCGCGCACCGAACGTCTTGGCGTCATGGGCGCTCTTGGCGGTTTTGGTGGGATGTTCGACCTTACAAGAACTGGCGTGAAAGAGCCTGTTTTGATTTCAGGTACTGACGGTGTGGGAACAAAACTCATGCTTGCCATCAAATATGATAAACACGATACAATCGGTCAAGACTGTGTTGCCATGTGTGTCAATGACATCATTGCAGCTGGGGCAGAGCCGCTTTACTTCCTAGATTACGTTGCTACGGGTAAAAATGAACCAGCAAAACTTGAACAAGTCGTTGCAGGTGTTGCGGAAGGTTGTGTTCAATCTGGTGCAGCTCTTATCGGTGGCGAAACGGCTGAGATGCCTGGTATGTATGGTGAAGACGACTATGATTTAGCTGGTTTTGCGGTTGGTGTCGCTGAAAAGTCACAGATTATCGATGGCTCAAAAGTTTCTGATGGTGATGTTCTTCTTGGGCTTGCTTCCAGTGGGATTCACTCAAACGGTTATTCACTTGTGCGTCGCGTCTTTGCTGATTATACAGGTGAAGAAGTTCTTCCAGAACTTGAAGGCAAAAAATTGAAAGAAGTGCTGCTTGAACCAACACGTATCTATGTCAAAGCGGTGCTTCCGCTTATCAAAGAAGAATTGGTTAACGGCATTGCCCATATCACTGGAGGTGGCTTCATTGAAAATGTTCCACGGATGTTTGCGGATGATTGGGCTGCTGAAATTGAAGAGGATAAAGTCCCTGTTCTTCCAATTTTTAAAGCTCTTGAAAAATATGGCAGCATTAAACACGAAGAAATGTTTGAAATCTTCAACATGGGTATTGGTCTCATGTTGGCAGTTAGTCCTGATAAGGTTGAGCGCGTGAAAGAATTGCTTGATGAGCCAGTTTACGAACTTGGTCGTATCGTTAAAAAAGCTGATGCAAGTGTGGTGATGAAATAA
- the purF gene encoding amidophosphoribosyltransferase translates to MTYEVKSLNEECGVFGIWGHPQAAQVTYFGLHSLQHRGQEGAGIVTNDKGKLLQHRNTGLLSEVFKNPADLEKLTGTAAIGHVRYATAGSASINNIQPFLYNFTDEQFGLCHNGNLTNAVSLKKELEDQGAIFNASSDTEILMHLIRRSHNSEFIGKVKEALNTVKGGFAYLLMTEDKLIAALDPNGFRPLSIGQMANGAWVVSSETCAFEVVGAKWIRDVKPGEMVIIDDNGIRYDTYTTDTQLAICSMEYIYFARPDSDIYGVNVHTARKNMGKRLAQEFQHEADIVVGVPNSSLSAAMGFAEESGLPNEMGLVKNQYTQRTFIQPTQELREQGVRMKLSAVSGVVKGKRVVMVDDSIVRGTTSRRIVRLLREAGATEVHVAIGSPELKYPCFYGIDIQNRRELISANHSKDEVCEIIGADSLTYLSIDGLIESIGLDTDAPNGGLCVAYFDGKYPTPLYDYEEPYLKSLEEKTSFYIHEVNENK, encoded by the coding sequence GTGACATACGAAGTTAAATCTCTAAATGAAGAATGTGGTGTTTTTGGGATTTGGGGGCATCCTCAAGCAGCTCAAGTGACTTATTTTGGACTTCACAGTCTTCAACACCGCGGTCAAGAAGGTGCTGGTATTGTCACAAACGATAAGGGCAAACTTCTTCAGCACCGTAATACTGGTCTTCTTTCAGAAGTATTTAAAAATCCTGCTGATTTGGAAAAATTAACAGGAACTGCTGCTATTGGTCACGTTCGCTATGCGACTGCTGGCTCTGCGTCTATTAATAATATTCAACCATTTCTTTACAACTTTACAGACGAGCAATTTGGGCTTTGCCACAATGGTAATTTGACAAATGCAGTATCATTGAAAAAAGAATTGGAAGACCAAGGGGCGATTTTTAATGCCTCATCTGATACTGAAATTCTAATGCATTTGATTCGCCGTAGCCATAATTCTGAATTTATCGGTAAAGTCAAAGAAGCGTTGAACACTGTCAAAGGTGGCTTTGCTTATCTTTTGATGACAGAAGATAAATTGATTGCTGCGCTTGACCCAAATGGTTTTCGTCCCTTGTCAATTGGGCAAATGGCAAATGGTGCTTGGGTAGTATCAAGTGAAACGTGTGCCTTTGAAGTGGTTGGTGCCAAGTGGATTCGAGATGTGAAACCTGGTGAAATGGTTATTATTGATGACAATGGCATTCGGTACGATACCTACACGACGGATACTCAGCTTGCTATCTGTTCAATGGAATACATCTATTTTGCACGACCTGACAGTGATATTTATGGTGTCAATGTTCACACGGCTCGTAAAAATATGGGGAAACGTTTGGCACAGGAATTTCAACATGAAGCTGATATTGTCGTTGGTGTACCGAATTCATCACTTTCAGCAGCGATGGGATTTGCTGAAGAATCAGGTCTCCCAAATGAAATGGGCTTGGTGAAAAATCAGTACACACAACGTACTTTCATTCAACCGACACAAGAGTTGCGTGAGCAAGGTGTTCGCATGAAGCTCTCAGCCGTATCTGGTGTTGTTAAAGGGAAGCGCGTGGTCATGGTTGATGATTCTATCGTGCGTGGAACTACATCACGCCGTATCGTTCGTTTGCTTCGTGAAGCTGGTGCGACAGAAGTTCATGTGGCAATCGGTAGTCCAGAATTGAAATACCCATGTTTCTACGGTATCGATATTCAAAATCGTCGTGAATTGATTTCAGCTAATCATAGCAAAGATGAAGTTTGTGAGATTATCGGTGCTGATAGCTTGACTTACTTGTCAATTGACGGTTTGATTGAATCAATCGGTCTTGATACAGATGCGCCTAATGGTGGTTTGTGTGTGGCTTACTTTGACGGTAAGTATCCAACACCACTTTACGATTACGAAGAACCTTACCTCAAAAGCTTAGAAGAAAAAACAAGCTTCTATATTCATGAAGTTAATGAAAATAAATAG